CACTTTctgaaaaatatcacaaaaactgttagattcacaaaagttcttacataaatcaaattcgcatcaatttatagtataacacatctctgacgcattttaatcgactaagctactaatgtagtcgaatataacaattttgttaTAGCAGTTAGCAACagtcaaagcaattaattgaatttgcaattaatgcagtcgaatgacatttaatgcttggtcaacatatttaaaaatatgaccgttagacaattatatcaagcattaacacAATTTCAAAACATTAACAGACTTAGTTGAATGCAACACGCATATACTCGACTACGTAATAGTGTAAATCATAGTTTtcaaaaactttctctttgaaaaatctcacaaaacactttgaaaaaggtttgtgtaaaggcacgagttttaattgactcacccccataatgaaatcgacttaaaaccattgttttgccacacaattaaaattcaacattaatgcttgtggtttttctcatccaGAAAcgtgtgtcatgcattcatgtataaaatcaaatatataacacaatgaaatgcaatgaacaatacaacaacaacacaatcatgttctcatatacacatataacatgtaagcatagaacatttaacacaaaatacacatgtgttattaattatgcgttgtcatcatcaaaaactcagatattactaagattgtgggttcagctaaaccagtgctccccctatcaacaatctcaacactaTGCTTGGATTGACTTCTAGTGGTCTTAATTATATCCTATTCATGTATTTATCTTTAAGGTTTCAAGTACCTTTAAGTAATTTATTTCCACATCTCAATGAGCTTAACTTAGTTGTAGCTATACTAACACACCTCTCATTATATATTGCATTATTTGTAACTATATTTGATTATTGTGGAGATCcaaaaatatttgagaatatCATTTCTAGGTTCCAAATGATTAGGCAAacattatcttttgatatttgtcatatagttaaataagttaattatttaacaatatcaaataaaatatcttaagatatgtTTTTCCCAAgttatcttttatcataaaaatttatcaattatcaaatacctttttatagaaaaaatacaGGAAACTGCAAGATCCAATATTTATTGCCTCTTCCCTCCTTTTGGCTTaccaaatttcttaattttttcatgCTATGCTTATTGACTTCTTGTGGTCTTGATCATTTGCTATTCTTGGATTTAACTTTAACGTGtcatgaaactttaaccaatttatttctATACCTCAATATGCTTAACTTAGTTGCAACTGCACTGACATACCTCAAAATATCCACAAATTATTTGCAactatatttcattattatggagatctaaaaatatatgAGAATATCTTTTCTAGATTCAAAATCATTTagcaaacattatttttttatatttattgatataatgaaataagataattatttaacaatatcaaataaaatatcttaagatatatttttcccaaattatattttatcataaaaatttatcaattaacAAATATCTTTTTGTAAAAAAGTAGAGAAAATCGCAAGATTCAATTTTTGTTGCCTCTTCCCTTCTCCTTGGCTTAGCCAACCTTTTTCATGCTTGGATTCATTTCTTGTGCTCTTGATTATTTCCTATTattggatttatctttaaggtgacaagaaactttaaccaatttatttccaCATCTCAATGAGCTTAACTTAGTTGCAGCTGCACTGACACACCTTTGAATATATATTGCCTTATTTGTAACTATATTTGATTATTGTGGAGATCcaaaaatatttgagaatatCATTTCTAGATTAAAATAGGATTTAGCAAacattatcttttgatatttattgatatagttaaataagttaattatttaacaatgtgaaataaaaatttaaataaactaaattttcttaaaaatatcaattttattgaaattattattaaagagatgaaattactttatttttaaaaaaattaagacgggataaaatgaaaataacaaatataagaattaaattaagatttttcatACGACACTTGTCATAATAGTGACATGCGACTGTCACTCCCACATTACACTATCTCTGTCAAGATGCTCACTTGACacttgacaatttttttaaaaatacagaaaaagaaataaaatcaaaaataaaaaaaaattgtaacaaaaaacacaaattgACACATGActtaatgtaatatattattaattcaaatGACCAAATTGCATCAACTTTGGAACAAATACAAGAACCAAAGTTAACATTTTAACTTAATTCTCTCAATGAAGAtaatttacaaaacaaataaagtattaaataaaaatatttattacataattaaatgtgaatattaaacattaaattattcattaaacCAATGAGAAAGGtaataaattcaattatcagTTACAGAAATATACTTGTCAAACCCATTAATACTGCTTAGAATGAGCAGGTTGATGCCATTACTTGATGTTATAAAAGCTAAGACATGGTGTGCTAATTTTCACCAAACCCTTCTGAAAAAGTTCAATTCCTATTCTAGCTACCGCAATGATTTCAATTGCTTCCAAAGaagaaaatgcaaaagaaaagtCAAATCTCTCTCTTTACACAGACAAAACTTGGCCATCTCATTATCATCTCCAGCTATTTCAAAACTTTTGGTGTCCATCAATTCATGTTGAAGCactagaaaattttcaaaagcaCTTTCAAGCAAAAGAAAGTGATGTTATTGTTGCTAGCTTCCCAAAATCTGGTACTATATGGTTAAAAGCTCTTACTTTTGCCATTGTCAACCACCAACGTTTCTCCTTGGAGAATCATCCATTGCTCACTTCTAATCCTCATGAGCTTGTTCCTTTCCTTGAATCTGTCTTTGGTGGTAATATTCAAGACCACCAAATTCAGCTCCTAGACAGTAAACCTGACCCAAGAATTTTTGGTACTCATACTCCGTTTCCTTCCTTGCCAGAGTCAATTAAGGAGTCTAATTGCAAGATAATTTATATTTGCAGAAACCCATATGACAATTTTGTTTCTGCATgggtttattttaataaaataaaacctgaGTCCTTACCTGCAATACCAATGGATGAAGCTTTTGAGTTGTATTGCAAAGGAATACTTGATTATGGTCCATGGTGGAGTCATATGTTAGGCTATTGGAAGGAGAGTATTGCCAAACCAAACAAGGTTTTATTCGTAAAATATGATGATCTTACTGAGGATGCTAATTTTCATGTCAAAAGAATTGCAGATTTTTTTGGTTGTTCTTTCACAGAGGAAGAGGAGAATAATGGaattgttgaaaatataatccaattatgcAGCTTTAAGAAGATGAAAGACTTGGAAGTGAACAAATCTGGAAAAGTAGGTATAGCTGCTGTTGATAAAAAGAACTTTTTCAGAAAGGGAGAAACAGGAGATTGGGTTAATCACTTTTCCCCTTCTATGATAGAAAAATTGTCCAAAATAGTTGAAGAAAAACTTCAAGGATCTGGTTTGTCATTCAAAAATTGTCCTTAGTATGTATTTGTGTCACATCATTTTTCGTTTCCTTTTATTAAATAAAGGGTACCATTAGTTGCATGTGGGTACCTAGTTGTTATGTGCAAGATTGATGTATCCTTTACCCCTTGTGGTAATATTAGGATGAATCAAATGTTTTATCTGCTTATTTTTGTTCTATGGTAAATTTCTGTTCATATTTAGCTAACTTTTGtagttaagaaaaaataatattatattcatattaaGATGGATATACATAATGAATAGAATATGATTATTTGAAGAAAAtccttaaataataaataaatctaaagattaaacatatttagttattatattaattcaagtattattttataaatcaaaaattaaaaatatctataatagtttttatgattaaaaaatttataatagattTATGGATTAGAATAAATTGGTctctaatattaattatgaaacaacattaaataaatattaatatgtcatttaattgaaaatgaaaagaaaaacgttgcttgttaatataataatatgaataaaatattaaagttgaaCAATAACCTGGCGTATAAATATCAGACCCAAAGTGGGCCTCACCTTGAGTAGAGTGGAATATAATTCAACACTTAGAGGTTAGTTATTCATTATAGAATCACAATTTGAGTGTTCTCTATTTCATTTTGCTATGCAGTAGTTTTAGTTTTGTACTGTACTTTTCATGTGATGAATCTGAACTATAAAACAGCTTTGATTTGTTTTACATATATTACCAAAATAATGACTTAAgcaattaaaagttaaaaaacatataaaaacttAAGAGTTAGATCAAAGTTaagtttttgtaaataaaattataacaacaaATTCTAATTAGATTTAAACTTTGATTTATTATAGTTAACAGGAGTGTATTTTTAACATAAGCCTGAAGCTAATATTAAACTTTTCTTATATAAGTCACTATTCTAAACAAAGTAAAATTTCACGTGACATTGTTcattaaagtaaataatatttttataatataatttattagttCAAGATATAATTatcaaactattaaaatattaaagtttaagaCAAATGTGTGCACAAAAATGCGTAGTTTTGTACTAGTGTTCTATTTTAGAATGAAAACAATAACAGCTTTTGGAAGTTTCACTCTAGACATACTgaaaaaaattaggtttaatacctcttttggttcCTCGAAAGGGGACAAATGTTCAATTGCGTCCTACGTTTTTTTCGAAGTTCAATGTGTTCCCgccttataaaaaaaatgtgcaattaagttctttttggtaacggcgttaattttttaatggtGCAGCTGCCACCCTAGACAAAAGTTAATGACGTGTACAGTTTCTCTGACTGCGTGGCAACCCTAATTCCCAAACCCTAGCTTCCTTGTGCCGCCAGCACCATGGGCAACCGTAGGCCGCCGTCAGCCACCCTGCCGTCTTGCCACAACCTCGCCATCACCCAACACCAGCGTCGCCGCCGGTAGCCACCACCGTCACCAATACGCGAACGCCAAAGTCGCGAGTCCtccatcatcatcttcagcatcttccTCGACTTCCATCTCCACCATGAGACACTTTTCAGGTCGCCGTAGAGCTGCAAGGACCGCCATCCACCATGACCATTGCAAGAGCACTCTCTCACACACACTTGTAGAAACCCAAACGGAGAAATCCCCAATTCCAAAAATCTTTCGAAACCTAAATCACCGCCACAACTCTTCAATTCATCTGCTCGTGAGTTTCGCCCAACCTTGAGCTAGCTATCAGCGCCTCCACCAGACCTAAATCGCGCCATCTCCCCCTACGATAGAAACCCACCATGGCcaatgttcatcatcttcttcgcaCGGTAGAACCATCACGCCGCACCTCCAGATCGCAACCTGCACACCATGGTTTCTCCACCTTCGCAAAGCACGAGCACCTGCAAGAAAAGAAATCTAGACAGAGATTCCAGATCCAAATTGTAATTCTGATCGCTCAACCATGGTTTCTAAATCACAGCTTTAGGGAGCCTGAAACGTGAGGCGAGGTTGCGGCAAGATGGGAGGGTAGCTGACGGCGGCCTACGGTTGCCAATGGTGCTGGTGGCACAAGGAAGTTAGGGTTTGGGAATTAGGGTTGCCACGTATTAACCTTCCCCAGACACGTTGCAAACTTCAGTCCACCCTGTTAGCTGcccgttaaaaaattaacgccgTTACCAAAAAGGACTTAATTGcacatttttttcataagtCGGGAACACATTGAACTTCGAAAAAAAACGTAGGACGCAATTGAACATTTGCcccctttcgagggaccaaaagaggtattaaaccaaaaaattattacacactgaactatatttaattttatatgttaaaaaaataatctaattgaCTATTGTGATGGGACATTGTTATTCTCTCTCCTATTTTATTTGCTTATTTTTGTTCTATGATaaatttttgttcatattttgcaaatttttgtagttaagaaaaaataatattatgttcattttgaataaaGAGGTATCATTAGTTGCATGTCGATACCTTAGTTGTTATTGTACCATATGGATTGGACGACCATACGGTATTATCTCGCATTGACTGGACAGACGGCGTTGGAAATTAGGAAATAGTTTAACATTTATAGGACGTTGCTTAACCAAGCGGCAAAGCCGGCCGGAGGAAAGTAAAGACGTGCAGTCATAGTCAGAAGACAGATTTGACTACAAGGATTAAGGTAAATGATAATCAGGGGTATTGGGCTTAGATTGGGCCACGATTAAGGCTTTGCTAATCTTAAGACCATaccgaaaactataaatacaggtcaaaggtaagTGGTTCGAATTTATTACACATATATTACTATTACATTGATATACCATACGGACAGTCGACTGACTTAGGCATCGAAGAACCTTTGGCAGGTACACCTccgcactagtaaaaaaactattttttgaCGCGCCTATACACGTCGGTTTTATAGAAACCAAGGCATATAAAAATGcagtggcatttttgtaataatagcGAAGTTATATGCCTCAATTATTTGGCAACCGATGCATAAAATGTATATTTCCTCGGTTATACCAGCAACCGAAGCATAATAACCTGCAGAATCCACTAGAAACCAAACTTTTCATCTGACACCTTTTCTGGAAGGAATCTAGTGCCTCGGTTCAGAGgggaaccgaagcataaaaccCTGCATATCCCTCTGCAACCACGAATATACCCTGACCTAATTCAGAAGGGGACctaatttagatattttatttttgtggtgAGGTTTTATTGCTTTTTGAACGCAGACATTCTCCACAGTTGATCGACTTTCACGCTTCCAGGTTcctattcttaaaattttccttttaatatcaacatgtaattatttgtttgcttgaatatattgcatgttgcatatgtaattatttgtttgcttgaatatattgctgTTGTGAATTAGctagtttcccgtttgagattcaatacaaaaattatttactatctttAGATTTTTTTGAACAAAGGTACTATTTACAAAGTGAATAgagaggagatggtaataataatttacaagtattgaatcttgaatgtTCGGTTGGATAGTTTAAGGTAAAGACATCCAGTCATAGTTAGAAGACAGATTTGGCTACAAGGATTAAGGTAAATGATAATCAGGGGTATTGGGCTTAGATTGGGCCACGATTAAGGCTTTGCTAATCTTATGACAACGCATAATTATATCCTATTCATGTAATTAATAACACTATGTTTTGAATTTCTATTAATTCTTGTGATGTCTAACgactatattttatatctttgacTAAGCATTGATTGTGAGTCAACTGAATTAAATGGAAAATCAATTAAGTTGGTTTGACTACTACTAACTATTATTACTATCTAAGTATAATTGACTCTATTAGTAGCATAGTATACTTAGGAATGTCAGTTTTATggaaaactatatatagacgcgaatttgatttctgcagAGAGTTTTGTGAATTTAACGTTTTATGGTAGAATGTGCTAAAGCTCCAAGAATCCATATAGAAAGACTGGGGTGTTCATTCTTTGGTGACTGCTTGACGAGAAAGAATCTGTGTGCATTGACTGATTAATCAACCTACACTTGAGGTGTCTGATATGTGATCAACTTCTTCtctcaatcttgtgaagattgtggctcccctgttgtgactacaggaagagAACGTGTGGCGCTCTAGACTttgaggattgttcaaagtgACTAAAGACTGTAGAAGAGGGGACATCTTGCTGCTGTTCTTTGTTTGTATATgcttatattttgattagagggttagagaggtgtttatATTTTGACGTGGAGGTCGCTATGAAAGCCTTGTTATAAAAAcattgatcattatagtgcatttgcttcctgggattggaaggacactagatgtaggcagtttggctgaaccagtataaaaacctgCGTTTGAATTCTCTATCCTtgcacttttattttcaaagtcAACTTTACTTTTCACGTAGTCAACTATTTCCATTACACTTAAAAAATCTTATTCCTTGTGATCAAAGAAACTTTTTAAAGATCATccttttgtgaaaaagatttttaaaagactctgatttttgtgtttcaccaattcacgccccctcttggtattgaaactaagccattctattttaaaaaattggcaccagagctggttttcataagatatttgaaaaacaagtcgattatctttttctttaaatcgaATATTCTTGGAAAATGGcttatttttctcaaacaagAAGGATAAGTGAATATGCATTTGAACTGATATCAACTACTtgcaattaaaaattaaactttattacTAACGACTTCtatgaatattttgaaatagGTATTTCATGAAAGAAAGAAGTTACTTGTGTCAACAAGGTCAGCTCCAGATTACAAAGATTAAATCTGCAGGCTGAAAGATTTACGAGACTTCTCATTATGAAGAAAGATGACAAGATTCAAagtgaaaacaaagaaaatgtaCAAAAAAGGGATCTCATCATGATGGAAAAATCTGAGACAACAAAACAATGCTTAAGATAAAGAAGGAAAAGTTCCATGTGGTACCTAGATAGTGGATGCTCAAGACATATGATAGGAGATCCAACAAAGTTCATTAGTATATCTTACAAGACTTCTGGTTATGTCACATACGgcgacaacaacaaaggaaagaTCATCAGTATAGGTAAAATCAAAACTCCTTCTTCTTATGAAATTTATAGGATATTCACTTACAAGAAAAGCTTATCGGGTATACAACAAGCGAACAATGTGTGTTGAAGAATCGATTCACATTGCATTTGATGAGTATGTTGAAACCGTTGTTAATCCTGAACAAACTAGAAAATCTATAGAAGTTGACAACTCTActggagaagaggaagaaaatgagaaaattcCAAAAGAAGAGAACTCTGAAGACGTAATCGATTCTCCCAAAAAAGAATTGGTTATGTAACGGAAAGTTCCTAAAAATGTCTCTATAGACAACATAATTAGTGATATTACGAGCGGTGTGTCTACAAGAAGAAAACAGAATCAGTTTTGCATGAATGTTGCATACGTATCTAAGATTGATCAAAAAGGGTTGAAGATGCTCTTGTAGATGAAAATTGGATGATGGCCATGCAAGAGGAACTAAACCAGTTTAAGAGGAATAATGTATGGGAACTGGTCCCAAGAACAGATAACCTGCAGGTCATAGGCAAAAAATGGGTTTTCAGAGATAAGATGGATGATTATGGtgaaattataaaagataaagcCAGATTCGTTGGAAAAGGCTACTGCCAAGAGGAAGGAATCGATTATTATGAAACATATGCACTTGTGGCTAGACTGGAGGCAATAAGAATTCTTCTTGCTATTGCATCAGTGATGAAATTCAAGctatatcaaatggatgtcaaaagtgcatttctaaatggatATATTAAAGAAGAAGTTTATGTGGAAATGCCACCAGGATTTGAGGATTTTGAACATCCAGACTATATCTTCAAGCTCAAAAAGGCTTTGTATGGGTTGAAGCAAGCGTCAATGTCATGGTAAGAGCGCCTAAGTGAGTTTCTGGTAAGGAAGGGATTCTCCAGGGGTAAAGTTAACTCAACTCTCTTCAATAAAAgttcaaataaagataaattgtatgttcaaatttatgttgatgacattatcGTTGGATTAACTAATCCTACTTTGTGCAAAGAATTTTTCAAGACTATGCTGGATGAGTTTGAGATGTCCATGATGGGAGAGCTTACTTACTTTCTTGGTCTTCAAGTTAAGAAGGCTAAAAAGGGCATTTTCATTCACCAATCCAAGTATTGTACTGATCTGTTGAAGAAGTTCAAAATGCTGGATTGCAAGGAAGCTGCAACTCCCATGGCTACAAACTTCTACCTAGATCTTGATGAAGCTGGTAAGGACGTTGATCAAAAGATGTACAGAGGTATGATCAGATCTTTGTTATATCTAACTGCCAGTAGACTTGAAATCATGCACAATGTATGTCTTTGTGCTAGATTTCAGTCTTTACCTAAAGAATCACACCTAACTCCTGTAAAAAGAATTTGGAAATATCTTAAAGGAACCAAAAGTCTTGGACTGTGGTATCCAAACggtacaaatatttttcttgaaggtTATAGTGATTCTGACTTTGGAGGCTGTAactagatagaaaaagcactagtggcaCTTGTCATCTACTTGGATCTTCTTTAGTCTCTTAGCATTCAAAGAAGCAAGCTTGTGTGGCATTATCTACCACAAAAGTTGAATACATAGCAGCTAGTAGCTGGTATGCTCAGTCTCTTTGGATCAAGAGCCAACTAGAAGATTACGGTATATCACTAGATCACATTCCCTTAAAATGTGATAACACAAGTGCAATAATTTTGACTAAAAATCATGATCTTCATTTGAAAACTAAGCATATTAAAATAAGGCATCACTTCATACGATACCACATCCTCAAGGGTGAAAATAAAGTCGAATATATagataccttacatcaatgggctgatatttttacaaaaccgTTGAACAAAGAAAGATTTTAAACTATTCGAAATGAACTAGGAATCTTAAATGACAGTAGTATAAAGTAGTGATTTATATCTGATTAAAGTCAACTGTGTTATGTATGAATTTGATTGCTTTACTGTTTATCGTTGCATTCATACATCTACATACACAAATTATACCTATAATAATTCTTGCATTACAATGATTCTAAAAGGCTTGATCCGGAaaagatcttgaaaggttttgcaAGAACATTGCTTCTGGATGAACAACTGGAGATTAACTCAAATGGAAAGCAATGAAGTCGATTACAACTGGGGATCAATTGATTACTATTTAATAGGGGTTAAAA
This window of the Vigna angularis cultivar LongXiaoDou No.4 chromosome 7, ASM1680809v1, whole genome shotgun sequence genome carries:
- the LOC108337639 gene encoding cytosolic sulfotransferase 15 — protein: MISIASKEENAKEKSNLSLYTDKTWPSHYHLQLFQNFWCPSIHVEALENFQKHFQAKESDVIVASFPKSGTIWLKALTFAIVNHQRFSLENHPLLTSNPHELVPFLESVFGGNIQDHQIQLLDSKPDPRIFGTHTPFPSLPESIKESNCKIIYICRNPYDNFVSAWVYFNKIKPESLPAIPMDEAFELYCKGILDYGPWWSHMLGYWKESIAKPNKVLFVKYDDLTEDANFHVKRIADFFGCSFTEEEENNGIVENIIQLCSFKKMKDLEVNKSGKVGIAAVDKKNFFRKGETGDWVNHFSPSMIEKLSKIVEEKLQGSGLSFKNCP